The following proteins are co-located in the Bacillus pumilus genome:
- a CDS encoding SDR family oxidoreductase, with protein sequence MNLREYLTNGIPRQTQDQQPGSEREMNPAPIFEDESYQGSGKLKGKVALITGGDSGIGRAVSVAYAKEGAHVAIVYLNEHEDAEDTKKRVEQEGVKCLTIAGDVGDEAFCEEAVEKTVEAFGQLDILVNNAAEQHPKERIQDISSQQLHQTFRTNFYSYFYFTKKALDYLKPGSSIINTTSINPYRGNAVLIDYTATKGAINGFTRSMAQSLVKDGIRVNGVAPGPIWTPLIPSTFDEDSVESFGAETPMGRPGQPVEHVGCFVLLASDESSYMTGQTLHVNGGSFMNT encoded by the coding sequence ATGAATTTACGTGAATATTTAACAAATGGCATTCCGCGTCAAACACAGGATCAGCAGCCAGGCAGTGAAAGGGAAATGAATCCTGCGCCGATCTTTGAGGACGAATCATATCAAGGGTCTGGCAAGCTCAAAGGGAAAGTAGCACTGATTACAGGCGGAGATAGTGGAATTGGACGTGCTGTATCTGTTGCCTATGCAAAAGAAGGAGCACATGTCGCCATTGTGTACTTAAATGAACATGAGGATGCAGAGGATACGAAAAAGCGTGTAGAGCAGGAAGGCGTCAAATGCTTAACGATTGCAGGAGATGTCGGAGACGAAGCCTTTTGCGAGGAAGCGGTAGAAAAAACGGTTGAAGCTTTTGGTCAATTAGATATATTAGTGAATAATGCGGCTGAACAGCATCCGAAAGAACGTATTCAAGATATCTCTAGTCAACAGCTTCACCAAACCTTTAGAACCAACTTCTATTCCTATTTTTATTTTACGAAGAAGGCACTTGATTACTTAAAACCGGGAAGTTCAATTATTAATACAACATCCATTAATCCATATCGAGGTAACGCAGTGCTCATCGATTATACAGCGACGAAAGGGGCCATCAACGGCTTTACTCGTTCTATGGCACAGTCGCTTGTGAAAGATGGGATTCGGGTGAACGGTGTAGCGCCTGGTCCAATTTGGACGCCGCTCATTCCGTCTACATTTGACGAAGACAGTGTGGAAAGCTTCGGGGCAGAAACCCCAATGGGAAGACCAGGACAGCCTGTTGAACATGTCGGCTGCTTCGTGCTGCTTGCCTCTGACGAATCGTCTTATATGACGGGCCAGACACTTCACGTCAATGGCGGTTCCTTTATGAATACATGA
- a CDS encoding pyridoxamine 5'-phosphate oxidase family protein encodes MSQEELKQKVLNLLDEQKVGTLATVEQNQPHTRYMTFFHEGLTLYTPTSKETHKADEIEKNPNVHILIGYTGEGFGDTYVEIAGTATLTDDPELVDRLWSNEMEKWFKGKGDPNLVILKIEPTSIRYMNEGSGTPAELSL; translated from the coding sequence ATGTCACAAGAAGAGTTAAAGCAAAAGGTTCTAAACCTATTAGATGAGCAAAAGGTCGGAACACTAGCGACTGTTGAACAGAATCAGCCGCATACCCGCTACATGACTTTTTTCCATGAAGGGCTGACGCTATATACACCAACGAGCAAAGAAACACATAAAGCAGACGAAATTGAAAAAAACCCGAATGTTCATATTCTCATTGGATATACAGGCGAAGGATTCGGTGATACCTATGTAGAAATTGCAGGCACCGCTACATTAACAGATGATCCAGAGCTGGTCGACCGCCTTTGGTCAAATGAGATGGAGAAATGGTTTAAAGGCAAAGGCGATCCAAACCTAGTGATTCTGAAGATTGAACCAACCTCCATCCGTTATATGAATGAAGGAAGCGGTACACCAGCAGAATTATCGCTGTAA
- a CDS encoding FeoB-associated Cys-rich membrane protein, whose protein sequence is MMKEPILYFAVSFVLQLIWFGIVHPDKGVTLLDMLIFSILFAVMFFFIERIWRNQKKGRSE, encoded by the coding sequence ATGATGAAAGAACCCATTCTTTATTTTGCTGTCTCTTTTGTTCTACAATTGATTTGGTTTGGTATTGTGCACCCAGATAAAGGCGTGACACTACTGGACATGCTCATCTTTTCTATTTTGTTTGCGGTGATGTTCTTTTTTATTGAGCGGATTTGGCGGAATCAGAAGAAAGGAAGAAGTGAGTGA